A region from the Aegilops tauschii subsp. strangulata cultivar AL8/78 chromosome 5, Aet v6.0, whole genome shotgun sequence genome encodes:
- the LOC109778955 gene encoding protein DUF642 L-GALACTONO-1,4-LACTONE-RESPONSIVE GENE 2, whose translation MMLNGALFLLVCAAARAAASGGDGPLLNGNFEYAPNRSQMNGTRVMAPNAIPYWKVTGFVEYIESGARQGDMVLTVPEGRHAVQLGTESSIRQQLSVTRGKYYSITFSAARTCAQSERLKVSVVPGDDDVADELPIQTVYTSSGWDSYSWAFKAKQGVVSFIIHHGDDHAEDPACGPIIDCVAIRALNPPRATPHNMLINGDFEEGPYITPGSPWGVLVPPIDEDDTSPLPGWMVMSYSKVVKYIDSAHFRVPHGARAVELVAGLEVALVQEVATVPGSSCRLQFSVGDAANGCAASPMRVQVATARGSKSVPYNSKGTGGYTRDALDFTADGNSTRVVFYSSGYHTTSDGSGTLCGPVVDDVSLVCVSRPHARRLLR comes from the exons ATGATGCTCAATGGTGCCCTCTTCTTGCTCGTCTGCGCGGCTGCTCGAGCTGCCGCTTCGGGCGGAGACG GCCCGCTGCTGAACGGGAACTTCGAGTACGCGCCCAACAGGTCCCAGATGAACGGAACGAGGGTGATGGCGCCGAACGCGATCCCGTACTGGAAGGTCACCGGGTTCGTGGAGTACATCGAGTCCGGCGCGAGGCAGGGCGACATGGTCCTGACGGTGCCCGAAGGCCGGCACGCCGTGCAGCTGGGCACCGAGTCCTCCATCCGGCAGCAGCTCAGCGTGACGCGGGGCAAGTACTACTCCATCACATTCAGCGCCGCGCGCACCTGCGCCCAGTCCGAGAGGCTGAAGGTGTCGGTCGTCCCCGGCGACGACGACGTGGCCGACGAGCTCCCCATCCAGACGGTGTACACCAGCAGCGGCTGGGACTCCTACTCCTGGGCATTCAAGGCCAAGCAGGGCGTCGTGTCGTTCATCATCCACCACGGGGACGACCATGCGGAGGATCCCGCGTGCGGTCCCATCATCGACTGCGTCGCCATTAGAGCGCTCAACCCTCCTCGCGCCACACCCC ACAACATGCTGATAAATGGGGACTTCGAGGAGGGGCCGTACATCACCCCCGGCTCGCCGTGGGGGGTCCTGGTGCCGCCCATAGACGAAGACGACACCTCGCCGCTGCCGGGCTGGATGGTCATGTCCTACTCCAAGGTGGTCAAGTACATCGACTCGGCGCACTTCCGGGTGCCGCATGGCGCCCGCGCCGTGGAGCTGGTGGCCGGCTTGGAGGTCGCGCTGGTCCAGGAGGTGGCCACCGTCCCCGGCAGCTCGTGCAGGCTGCAGTTCTCGGTGGGCGACGCGGCCAACGGGTGCGCGGCGTCGCCCATGCGCGTGCAGGTGGCCACGGCGCGCGGGAGCAAGAGCGTGCCGTACAACTCGAAGGGCACGGGCGGGTACACGCGCGACGCGCTCGACTTCACGGCGGACGGCAACAGCACGCGGGTGGTGTTCTACAGCTCGGGCTACCACACGACGTCCGACGGCAGCGGCACGCTCTGCGGGCCCGTCGTCGACGACGTCTCGCTCGTCTGCGTTTCACGCCCGCATGCTCGCCGGTTGCTCCGCTGA
- the LOC109778946 gene encoding uncharacterized protein: protein MVPRVATDATAAVAQPKQRKQRAPPSKPPGMSNADWRVEVQRREAVTTDQRNRANAKKARDSAALTAAAVAEQAERSAEQAEAACAGMMNPPSGHGPYAPWSKQSVGSPDGFSSSPQPWACTPSPGYADGDTHGGFNPNITFPHGHLAQRTPSPAFAGVQYPPYAYSPPTYASSPTPPLRRGALPFSQASSLHLGDTDATKADMDDIITTGSAVVAASRGFTAQDDTMDLNGEEEPEEEEEEESVPAPARKGKKKKKGAARTGEPRIKWASKEDECLAEAWKVVCLDPIIGTNQSIDTYWDRIKAEFDERKLIDPYFKGVHMQRGSKAMPNHWGLIQKVCNKWHEIVEEIAARPESGASVEDHVCHAGLPLLVSACARPPTVVSRRSSCGCSPCFAKTVATKTSSTSTSSSGSRSARSGRISSAPLPRPRRHTSRSADGRPDGNKGAKKGKHAESATARVHESIEHCLTGAKTRAAQREEKTEARWSALMTNSAVKHDLLRTNVAAKKRNTDLAFLMGGADMSAMDEQVKAWYMAERGLILNQMSSTVPPSPTPPPSPSDDASTAPSSTEEAAPTAPSPRTPTPPTQEADTAV from the coding sequence ATGGTCCCCCGTGTCGCGACGGATGCCACCGCCGCTGTCGcccagccgaagcagaggaagcagAGGGCGCCGCCGTCCAAGCCCCCGGGCATGTCTAACGCCGACTGGAGGGTGGAAGTTCAGCGCCGGGAGGCTGTCACCACCGACCAGCGGAACAGGGCCAACGCCAAGAAGGCCCGGGACAGTGCGGCGCTCACGGctgcggcggtggcggagcaggcggagcgcTCGGCCGAACAAGCCGAGGCGGCTTGCGCGGGGATGATGAATCCACCCAGCGGCCACGGCCCGTACGCGCCCTGGAGCAAGCAAAGCGTCGGGTCACCGGACGGCTTCTCGTCGTCGCCACAACCCTGGGCCTGCACGCCGTCGCCGGGCTACGCCGACGGTGACACGCACGGTGGGTTCAACCCcaacatcaccttcccccatggtCACCTGGCCCAGCGCACGCCCTCGCCTGCCTTCGCTGGCGTGCAGTACCCTCCGTACGCCTACTCACCACCGACCTACGCATCCTCCCCGACGCCACCTCTCCGCCGTGGCGCGCTGCCCTTCTCACAAGCCTCCTCGTTGCATCTTGGCGACACCGACGCGACGAAGGCcgacatggacgacatcatcACGACCGGCTCGGCCGTCGTCGCCGCCTCCCGCGGGTTCACTGCCCAAGACGACACAATGGACCTCAACGGCGAGGAGgagccagaggaggaggaggaggaggagtcggtGCCTGCTCCGGCGAggaaagggaagaagaagaaaaagggggCGGCCAGGACCGGCGAGCCGCGCATCAAGTGGGCGTCCAAGGAGGACGAGTGCCTCGCCGAAGCATGGAAAGTCGTCTGCCTCGACCCGATCATCGGCACGAACCAGAGCATCGACACGTATTGGGACcgcatcaaggccgagttcgACGAGCGCAAGCTCATCGACCCCTACTTCAAAGGCGTGCACATGCAGCGCGGGTCGAAGGCAATGCCGAACCATTGGGGGCTCATCCAAAAAGTGTGCAACAAATGGCATGAGATCGTCGAGGAGATCGCGGCTCGGCCGGAGAGCGGCGCCAGCGTCGAGGATCACGTATGCCACGCCGGGCTCCCCCTTCTCGTTTCGGCTTGTGCGCGCCCGCCGACTGTTGTTTCTCGGCGCAGCAGCTGCGGATGTTCGCCATGTTTTGCCAAGACAGTAGCGACCAAGACTTCAAGTACCTCCACGTCTTCAAGCGGATCGAGAAGTGCGAGAAGTGGGCGGATATCCAGCGCACCCTTGCCAAGGCCAAGGAGACATACAAGCCGGAGCGCCGACGGGCGCCCGGACGGCAacaaaggggccaagaaggggaaACACGCCGAGTCGGCTACCGCACGTGTGCACGAGTCCATCGAGCATTGCCTCACCGGCGCCAAGACCCGGGCCGCCCAACGGGAAGAGAAGACCGAGGCGCGGTGGTCGGCGTTGATGACGAACAGCGCCGTCAAGCACGACCTGCTCCGGACCAACGTCGccgcgaagaagaggaacaccgaCCTGGCTTTCCTGATGGGCGGGGCGGACATGTCGGCGATGGACGAGCAGGTCAAGGCGTGGTACATGGCGGAGCGCGGCCTCATCCTGAACCAGATGTCGTCGACGGTGCCGCCATCTCcaacgccgccgccaagcccgagCGATGATGCCTCCACGGCACCTAGCAGCACAGAAGAAGCCGCGCCGACGGCGCCCAGCCCGCGCACGCCGACTCCTCCGACACAGGAGGCTGACACAGCAGTTTGA